Proteins from a genomic interval of Trifolium pratense cultivar HEN17-A07 linkage group LG6, ARS_RC_1.1, whole genome shotgun sequence:
- the LOC123888461 gene encoding probable glutathione S-transferase, translated as MASNQEEVKLFGIVGSPFVTRVEIALNLKGVQYKYEEEKLGELSDAVIKYNPVYKKVPVLVHNDKPISESLVILEYIDETWKQNPILPSDPYKRALARFWSKFIDDKCLNAARKVAFSLDEKERDEGFKELEVAFQFLEDELKDKFFGGEDIGLVDITGVFIAFWVPIIQEAIGLKLFTIGKFPNLYKWSQDFNNHQIVKETLPNRETQLAYFKARYESLFASK; from the exons ATGGCATCAAATCAGGAAGAGGTGAAGCTTTTTGGAATAGTGGGAAGTCCATTTGTAACAAGGGTGGAGATTGCTCTAAATTTGAAGGGAGTTCAATACAAATACGAGGAAGAAAAGTTGGGAGAGTTGAGTGATGCAGTAATCAAATACAACCCTGTTTACAAGAAAGTTCCTGTACTAGTTCATAATGACAAACCCATATCTGAGTCACTAGTGATTCTTGAGTATATTGATGAGACTTGGAAACAAAATCCAATCTTGCCTTCTGATCCTTACAAAAGAGCCTTGGCTCGTTTCTGGTCCAAGTTCATAGATGATAAG TGTTTGAATGCTGCAAGGAAAGTTGCTTTTTCTCTTGATGAGAAAGAACGTGATGAGGGTTTTAAGGAATTGGAAGTGGCTTTTCAATTTCTTGAGGATGAGCTCAAGGACAAATTCTTTGGTGGAGAAGATATTGGCCTTGTTGACATTACAGGTGTCTTCATAGCTTTTTGGGTCCCTATTATACAAGAAGCAATAGGATTGAAGTTGTTCACGATTGGGAAATTCCCAAACCTTTACAAATGGAGTCAAGATTTCAACAATCACCAAATTGTCAAAGAAACATTACCTAACAGAGAAACACAATTGGCCTATTTCAAAGCTCGTTATGAAAGTCTTTTTGCTtcaaaatag
- the LOC123888468 gene encoding probable glutathione S-transferase: MASNQEEEVKLFGVVPSPFVTRVDIALNLKGVQYKFVEENLGNFSDTLIKYNPVHKKVPVLVHNGKPISESRVILEYIDETWKQNPILPSDPYKRALARFWSNFIDDKFLSAVRKWKENNEESIEEMEVAFQFLENELKDKFFGGEEIGIVDITAVFIAYWFPIIQEIIGLKLFTSEKFPKLYKWSQDFTNHQVVKEKLPNRETLFAYFTARMETKMASNQEEVKVFGMLASPFVSRVEIALGLKGIEYKYQEEEFGNLSDTLFKYNPVYKKVPVLVHNDKPISESLVIVEYIDETWKQNPILPSDPHKRALARFWSNFIDDKYMNALGKVLYTHDEKEREKCIEESEVALQFLENELKDKFFGGKEIGLVDITAVFIAFWLPIVQEVMGLKLFNNEKFPKLYNWSQDFNNHPIVKEKLPSRESLLAFYKARFAS, from the exons ATGGCATCAAATCAGGAAGAAGAGGTGAAGCTTTTTGGAGTTGTGCCAAGTCCATTTGTAACTAGAGTTGACATAGCTCTAAATTTGAAGGGAGTTCAATACAAATTTGTGGAAGAAAACTTAGGAAATTTTAGTGATACACTAATCAAATACAACCCTGTTCATAAGAAAGTCCCTGTATTAGTTCACAATGGAAAACCCATATCAGAATCTCGTGTGATTCTTGAGTATATTGATGAAACTTGGAAGCAAAATCCAATTTTACCTTCTGATCCATACAAAAGAGCCTTGGCTCGATTCTGGTCCAATTTCATTGATGATAAG TTTTTGAGTGCTGTaaggaaatggaaagaaaacAATGAAGAGAGTATTGAAGAAATGGAAGTGGCTTTTCAATTTCTTGAGAATGAGCTCAAGGACAAATTCTTTGGTGGAGAAGAGATTGGCATTGTTGACATCACTGCAGTTTTCATAGCTTATTGGTTCCCTATTATACAAGAAATAATAGGATTGAAGTTGTTCACTAGTGAGAAATTTCCAAAGCTTTACAAATGGAGCCAAGACTTCACCAATCACCAAGTTGTCAAGGAAAAATTACCTAACAGAGAAACATTGTTTGCCTACTTTACAGCTCGTATGGAAA CTAAGATGGCATCAAATCAGGAAGAGGTTAAGGTTTTTGGAATGTTGGCAAGTCCATTTGTGAGCAGAGTGGAGATTGCTCTAGGATTGAAGGGAATTGAATACAAATATCAAGAAGAAGAGTTTGGGAACTTGAGTGATACACTCTTCAAATATAATCCAGTTTATAAGAAAGTTCCTGTTTTAGTTCATAATGATAAGCCCATATCAGAATCACTTGTGATTGTTGAGTATATTGATGAGACTTGGAAACAAAATCCAATCTTACCTTCTGATCCTCACAAAAGAGCTTTGGCTCGTTTCTGGTCCAATTTCATAGATGACAAG TATATGAATGCTCTAGGGAAAGTTCTTTACACTCATGATGAGAAAGAACGTGAGAAGTGCATTGAGGAATCTGAAGTAGCTCTTCAATTTCTTGAGAATGAGCTCAAGGACAAATTCTTTGGTGGGAAAGAGATTGGCCTTGTTGACATTACTGCAGTCTTCATAGCTTTTTGGCTTCCTATTGTACAAGAAGTAATGGGACTAAAGTTGTTCAACAATGAGAAATTTCCCAAGCTTTACAATTGGAGTCAAGACTTCAACAACCACCCAATTGTTAAAGAAAAATTGCCTTCTAGAGAAAGCCTTTTGGCCTTCTACAAAGCTCGTTTTGCCTCCTAG